The Podarcis muralis chromosome 14, rPodMur119.hap1.1, whole genome shotgun sequence nucleotide sequence ttaggtccagtcgtggctgactctggggttgcggcgctcatctcgctttattggccgagggagccggcgtacagcttccgggtcatgtggccagcatgactaagccgcttctggcgaaccagagcagcccacagaaatgccgtttaccttcccgctggagtggtacctatttatctatttgcaatttgacgtgctttcgaactgctaggttggcaggagcagggaccgaacaacgggagctcaccccgtcgcggggattcgaaccgccgtccttctgatcagcaagtcctagactctgtggtttaacccacagcgccacccgtgtccctcacatCTTCATgaatacatgcattttaatgcagattTTATCCTGGCATATGCAATTTGGTAACATCttagttggctggagaactgcattgcaaaattcagagaagagtgaatttcaaaggctggGTGTGCCATATATTATTTTGGGTAGtttcagctttaaatgcaaatggaattgAAATTCTCCTCTATCTCTAGCCAgagcaatacattttgctgctggAAGCACAGCCCTGATGAAGGGTAAGGGTGCCATCACTTAAAAGGTCTTGCCGCACCATTCAGACATCCAGTTCCTACCTTCATCACTTCCCCTCTGCCCCATGTGCTGCCTGAATCAGGGGACTTGCTTCACCCCATTACACGGTTTTGCAAGCCTTGGAAATGCTATGGCCTTGATGGATCTCTACCatccttttttttattaaaaaaacacacacattcacatcAGCGTATAGGTAGTCTGTGTTCCAGAAAACCAAACATCAGAAAATATTTCAAGCTGTATGAGACTCACCTGTGTTGAGACTCTTCAGTAGCTCATAAAAGTTAGGGAAATACTGGAGATCTTCAAAATTATCCTCAGGAGGCAGTTCATTTCTTCTTTCCAAGATGTTGGAGGAAGTCCACGTGTTATCCAATGTGTCATCTTGATCAGTATTTTTCGTAGCCTCCATGTAAGACATTAACAACAGAAGTGTGTAAATATGGAtgcccagtggtggctggtgcccattgggcagggaggccaacagtagggggagctagAGCAAAGAAGAGGCAAAGCCAACTCATTCTAATTTTGTCcctatccttccttcctccttcctgctgagttttacaagggcaccgctaaggaggaggaagctgacagccaggacCACACTctggactggttgcaagtaagaaggaAAGCTCATCTGGCTCTCAGCTTCtttctccttaaaggtaaaggtaaagggacccctgaccattaggtccagttgcaggtgaccctggggttgcggcgctcatctcgctttattggccaggggagccagtgtacagcttctgggtcatgtggccagcatgactaagccgcttctggtgaaacagtaGCGCAcgggaatgctgtttaccttcccaccagagtggtacctatttatctacttgcactttgtggtttcaaaccgctaggttggcaggagcagggaccgagcaatgggagctcaccccgtcgcagggatttgaactgccgacattctgatcagcaagccctaggctctgtggtttagaccacagtgccacctgcatccctccttCTTCTTAGCAGGTTCCTAATATTCCTCTTAATTCCAAAAGCTGGGGACAAACTCCAGGGACGCACCCTCACTTTCATGCACAGCTTGTGAGTGCTCAGAGGTACCTGACTGGCCACTGTATTAAGCAGAAGGCTGAACTAGAGGGACAAAACTGGCAGGTTTTTAGATTCCTACAAATACTTGATATATTGACAATGATAATAACACCTCTTTAATTTGCTCCGTCTAGAAGTCACGTTCCCCTAAAGCAAAGATCAGTGAGGGGGCCTTTCGAGGAAGTGGGATGAAACTGATAGGAATTACCATGTTTTCCTCCTGTTTTTCATTGGGATTACTCTCTGCTCTGTTTGGAATGTCACCAAGATCTTCAGATGCCTTTTCGCGATCGTTTGCTTCATTAGCAATGAGCTGCTGCAAGACTTCAGCCACCTCGTCCTCCAGTGTGTAGGCCTGGCTTTCTGTGATCTGGGAAAGACAAGGAGAGTGGAGCTGAATTATCCATCTCCCTTCAGGTCTGCAAGTTGTTTCACGCAGAGACATCTGAAGAATGAATTAGGGAGACTGGAACATCCATTTCAAATTGAATTTGCGGGTTTCCCTTGGAAATCAATAGTGTCTAGTTTGATGCAGCTGATGGTTTaattgtgcagtttgaagcacTACCGTTGGCTTAAGACGATGCTGAACATCTGCCACAAGAATTCGTAAGGACAGTCAGAGCTTCAGGAGGTGAAAAAAACCAGCCTGCCACCTCTCTGAATAAAGTCCTTTGGCATCATATTTCAACAATGATAAGCAAAGCAAATCAATTTAGACTTCAACTCAGCTGGTTTAAATAGCCTGGTTTTATTGAAGTCAATAGTGCTATGCCTTATATCCAGTAATATTTGCCCTGCAGAttattcttatatatatatattgcaagtcACTCTGTAATCTGCAGCCTTGGTTGAGGGTTGGACCTTTACAGGGACTGTTTCTCACATTCGTGtgttcccccctctccttctggGCTTATTTGCCCATTATAAAACCTTTCAAGAACTTGGCATCTTGCATTGCATGGCTAAGCTTCAAATAGCCAGTTTAACTGCAGGGTGAGATTGATGCAAATTGAAACCAGTGCTCAGAGCCCAAGCTCTGCTTCAAAAGAACATCCATTTGTTTCAGGATCAAACTattcatgcagtgctttttttaaaatagcagctcAGACTAAaataagaaaggggaaaaaaccaggcATAATAGCATAAATGAACTGGTGCCCAGAAACTTACAAGTCCCAGATTTAGAAGCTTGGAAACGATCTTGTCAAAGACTCCTCTGTCATTTTCCTCGTATATCCTCATGGCAATCTTCTGAACGATGTCTTCAGCTGTTAATGGCGTACCATCAAGTTGGTGGAGTCCATCTGGATCATCTGAAAGTATCACAGGTTGACCAAGTGATGCTCTACTCTACTACATTTGATGAGTTTATCTTTTGCATGGGTAAAAACATTAGGTGAAACTGGACTAAGATATTCTAGATACTTTCCGGTATGAGAAAATGACTGATGGTGAGAGAAACACCGCAGTGTTGACGGCCTGTTCTGACCCCCACCATTTGTCAACTTTGCAAATACAGGGGACTGCTAGATGCTCAGGTCTGGCACAGTCAAATTAATGGTGTGGGTGCAGAAAATCTCATGCTACCATCTATCAACATGGGTTTGTGCTTTCTGCTTGATGAAGTCCATCCATCAACTGAAAAAAGTCTTAAGAAATAAGGGCTTTTTAGCTGTCAAAACAAACACCCACACAAGTCTAAGGGGACATGGCAGAAAAGGATATAAGCACGAATAATATCAAGAGATTCATTGTCTCTCAAATAATTAGAACTGTAGGGTTACTCAATTAATTCTATTTGCAGTCagctgggaaggggaagaaattggattcagtccacatttaaatTCACATTTACCAAATTCGCACATTCCAAAACTATGCAAACTGAGCCCGTTCTATGGATGTGAAGGGAGCAGTATACATAAACTGGAACTCCATAGACAACCATCATAGATaaatgaggtaactgtgcccAAGAGGAGCCTGTGATAAAATGTTGCCATGAAGAGCACTTCTCTTCAGGATGTTCCACTCCTTCATCCCTGTCTTACGTTCCTCTCTGTTTCAACAGCAAGCCAGCATTCTAAGGCTACTGAGTATGCTCCATTGAGCTGTTTTTAGCATCCTTCCTCTTGGGTGTTTTTTCTACGGGGTTTTTTGGGTGCATCCACAAAGCTTAGTGGGAcgtgggcggcgctgtgggttaaaccacagagcctagggcttgctgatcagaaggtcggcggttcgaatccccacgacggggtgagctcctgtagctcggtccctgctcctgccaacctagcagttcgaaagcacataaaagtgcatgtagataaataggtaccgttccggcggaaaggtaaacggtgtttacatgcactgctctggttcgccagaagcagcttagtcatgctggccacatgacccggaagctgtacgccggctccctcgaccagtaaagctagatgagcgccacaaccccagagtcggccacgactggacctaatggtcaggggtccctttacctttacaaagctTAGAGTTCTCCCGAACCTGCTGGTACTTTCTACTCTTATGCATGGGTGTTATTTGAATAGCtacatacagtggcgtagcgtgggttgtcagcacccggggcaaggcaagtaatttgcgccccctaacctgtggatttgcgccccctaacccgtggatttgccctaaccccagatgttgcgcccggtgcggccagccccccctgcaccccccacgctacgccactggctacatAAGCATCCAGAGAACTGAGATTGCTTTTATCATATATGATATTTTGTGTTGTCAACATTGTCTTAATATATTGGCAAAACATAATGGCAAATTCACAGTATGCAATAAGACAAGAAGAGTGTTTATGGAATAATGATGCACTGGAAGAGGTCCATTTTGTGCCATCTATAGTTCCGCTAGCATATGAAGATTACTTTGCATTTGGAAGCCATCCATGAAGACAGGCTGGGATCTGGCAATGACTGGGATGTTATTCCTGCATCAAACTGTGCTTGTAGACTTGCCTGGCTTCTGGGGTGTGAATTTGCAACAGCCAAGACCAAGGCTTCTTAAAGTTTGCTTGGACTGAACCTCCCCAATTTTACTTCAAGTGTTGATCTGACAACCACCACCCCTCCATGACACCAGTCCCAAAGGATAGAAGGCTAAACCATAAATGAATGAACTGCTTTGGTCACATCAATATGATTCTAGGGTTTTCTCATAGGCTGTTTCTGTGTGATATACTTTGCTGTGCTTTGCATTGTTTATGTCGTTTATGTCCTCTCCCACGTGAAACCATATTATACGTGGCATCCTGCAAATGACTCTCTGTCTACgcagtagcaaggtcaggtgtcgCTGGGCATTTTCATGGGCTGAGtaccccaatttatttatttgctttatgaAACTATGTTTTTCCtgccatatcataaaatatcagggtggtgcACAATGTTAAAACATAaaacttactttctttctttctttctttctttctttctttctttctttctttctttctttctttccttccacacacacatccacacacatCCACAAATAATCATTCAGGTGACTGGCtaatcaaaaataaaaattaatcagcTGCAAAGtcctgttggcataaaaaagtCTTCAAGCGGCACCTGAAAGTTGAAAGTGAGGATGCCTACTGCATCTCTGCAGTGGTAACACATTGCAGAGTGGTAACGCTAAGGGGTCAATACATAATATGGCAAGATGTGCTGGCTTAGGATGCAGGGAATCTCTAGCTCTGCCAGTCTCTGCCAGCATTAAGTCCCCAACTCCAGTTTAGCGAAAGATACACAGGCAAAGCTGGCCAAGGCCTGTTTAAGTCCCCCAAAGGAAGCAGGCTTAGAGAGGGaagacttaggctggatcctaagcctcTTCAGCTTGGTCATGTGATCCAGCAACCCAGTGTGAGACACTCTTTTAAAGGCTCGTTTCccttctgccaggcttaggcagagcagAAGCCCTGCTGCTGagctgggtttggatctggcGTAACTTCACACCGGCTTCATTTGCACTGGTTTGCTTTGCATCACCTTCTTGAGCGCTGGATTGCTCCCTAAATGCTCAACTTCCAGTCAGAGGACTGTGTGCAAATAGCATTGAAAATAGTATTGCCCCaacagcatcatgagcacaaagaAGAATGAATGAAATGGACGTCCGGAGAGGCCCTATATGCATTATACACTCAAAACACAAGCTTGGTGTATGAAGGCTAATGAATTACCTTGATATTTATAGTCCGGGCTGCTTTTAGTGGAGTCATAATCATCAACCAGCCTCCGGCTCTTGGTGGAATCTGTATCCTCGAGGGCCAGCTGTTGGTCATACAGGGAGCTCCTGATCGAttccctttccttctccttcctctctttttctgctgCCAATTTGAGCAGGTTCAGGTCATCAGCAAATGAGTAATTTCTGAATTCCGGCTTGTTGTCTGGAAGACGTACAGCACAGGTGCCCAATAAACCATCTCATAGTACCTCTGAACAATCAGCAGTAATGAATAAGGGGAAGAAGCATGGAATTTACCTGTAGAGGCTGGCTTTTTCATTTTATCCGTCTCTGCCTCGGCAATCTGTTTTGGGGAGAAAGATAGTTTATGGGTATATGAACACACCGTCTCTGTTGCACTGGAATGAATCGTGTGTAGTTctttgtggcaatcacacagggcccccggacgtttgacagtctattgaccctgtgccaccactgtgattgctttcttcgctgccaccaccccacttctcacggggacacacggagtccagacagttgttaacattaacaaataatcaagtttatttttaaatgcaggaacaagcgtatggtttcagtttatttttctcttgtcagtttcttaatcttagttcctaacaactcccaactgattattcccaactatctatctgactccacctgacaattcctctcactctctcacaatacaactctacaaACCCACACCTaatcctcccctttccttctccaactcccaaaactcaactctcaactcccgaacctcaactgactttcaaaacctcccactctaacttttactccccccttgcattctcactggccaatcacatcacacccattttaaccctttccttatgacccatcctaggaggcaaacgccacactctTTTCCTCCAATCTATTTCTTTTAACCTATTGGAATGTGCAAAGCTGGCTGACGCTGAGTCCATCTAGCTTACGGTAgcactgcctggcagtggctctccaaggtctcaggctgGGAACATTAccagccttacttggagatgccaggaatcaaacctgagaccttctgcatgcaaagcagatgctctcccattgagccacagcccttccactTCCCACCACAGCGTCTTTTGTCCTTTTCCCAGGAGGTGATGGAAGCATTTCCCTAAATAAAAGATTCTGGACTAGACCCTTTAATGCCaatttgtgctcttttcatggagaatttcctttcttttgtGGGAAGCTGCTCTTTTTTGAAAATTgacttggagggagggggggcatTCAAAGCTGCAGCcctctgcacactttcctgggagtaaatctcATGGAATACAGTAGGACgtccttctgaataaacatgtcaaATGCCATATTTTTATTGACTGCtgcgagacatcaccttgccaacaaaggtccgtatagttaaagccatggttttcccagtagtgatgtatggaagtgagagctggaccctaaagaaggctgatcgccgaagaattgatgcttttgaattatggtgctggaggagactcttgagagtcccatggactgcaagaagatcaaacctctccattcttaaggaaaccagccctgagtgctcactggaaggacagatcctgaagcagaggctccaatactttggccacctcatgagaagagaagactccttggaaaagaccttgatgttgggaaatatggagggcacaaggagaaggggacgacagaggatgagatggttggacagtgttctcgaagctaccagcatgagtttgaccaaactgcgggaggcagtggaagacaggagggcctggcgtgctctggtccatggggtcacgaagagtcggacacatctaaacgactaaacaacaacaacacaccccgGTGGTGTTTTGATACcaaagggttttttgtgtgtttggcaTCAAATTtgtccatttttaattttttatttaaaaaacatgttggggaatttgtttgtttgttgctaatTTTAATGATGAAGATCGAGtaataaaaaatgattttaaacagTATTCCACAGCTGATGGGAAAGCCTTTTGGAAGGCAGCCTTGAGAACTGCAGCTTTTGCCACACCCACTTTCGCTCTCTATGCCTACCGTGATATGCAGCCCTTGGAGGCTTGGGTGTGGGTCACTGCAGCCCTCAATCTGCCCCCCAAAGAGCTAGCCGCCACTGGCATACATCAAAGGTCACATAACGTTTAAGTTTACGTACAGTGGCTAGAAAGGTATAAGAAGGCACAAAGAACTTAGGAGGGAACACAAAAACCAGAACTTAGGAGGGTACAATAACTAGAGATAAGTGACTTTTGAGGCTGGGATATAAGTATAAAACTATTATTAGAGGTGTGGTAATTTGAGGGGTTCCTGCGATTTGGAAAGTGGGTATTTTTAGATGGGAACAGGTGGGAATAACCTTGATAATCATAAGAGAAGGCATCATGACCAGGTTTGACATTTGGGTAAAACGTATCTGGGAATGAGAAGGAGAGAAAGGTGGCCACTTCTGAAAATTCAAGGATCTCTTGCAAGAATATATATCTGTTCTTCTGTTCCGCTCCTCCGTCCCCAAATGTGGCTCTTTAATCTCTTCCATAAATCCTGCATACTTTCACTCTTAAAATGACCTTGCTGTTCGGTTCAAAGTATGGTTAGTATACCACGGACCAGGTTTTGCTCTGTGGGAGGGGTTTGTAGGACTAGTCAGGAGACAGCTTGTCCATTTTTAAAGCCTCTGGGTGTAATATACCGATAGGGTTGAAAATGAACTATGACTTTTATAAGatgcagtcgtacctcggaagtcgaacggaatctattccggaagtccgttcgacttccaaaacgttcagaaaccaaagcacggcttctgattggcagcaggaagctcctgcagccaatcggaagccgcgggagccccatcagacattcggcttccaaaaatagtttgcaaaccggaacactcacttctgggtttgcagtgtttgggagccaaaatgttcgagaactaaagctgttcgaaaaccaaggtatgactgtgctttgaatgcaggctggaacagagagagtgagagacagGGAGCCATTGTGGGGTAGTGGCCAGAGTGGTTGGACTGAGGCATATGAGACTGGGGGTCTAGACCCCtcacagctatgaagctcactgggtgaccttgggtcggTCAATCACTGTTTCTTAGCCTAACAgcatggttgttgtgaggataaaatgggaaggggggaaccatgagctccttagagggaaggtggaatataaatgaaataaattgtgtgcgtaataaataaaagaaagccaCCAGGCTTTAAGTTCTATTGATTCCATCTGGGTAGGAAACTCTAGTCCTTGGAGACAGGCTACACTTGATCAGCCTGGTGGGAGATTAGGCACCTCGTGCTCAGAAATACTTTTATTTATAACCTCGTTTATGTCTCTTTAAAGAAGGAACATGACACTAAATTCACATGGCTGAAAGAGGCTATGAAGGCTAGAAGGGAACAGTTCTTGCaagaatccccccacctcccttaCATACTGTTAAGACATTGCATATCCAGAGGTTACAAGCATCTGAAATCAATACAGAGTGAAGCCAAGATATCAATTATTGTGTTCAGGGTGCTCTGGAGCTTTTCATGTTGCTTAGGACTAGATGACTGTAGGGgtgctttccaactctgcaattctctgaaTCTATGAATCTAAGTAAGCCATGTTGAtcacagtgggacttacctctgagtaaatatGGCCTGTACGAGACAAATTCTCAGGGTAAGTGAAAAAGAATGGCGCACTATTGGATTTCCCTGCTATATGTGTCTACTGAATAATTTGTAAGTTGTCATGACAGAAGACACTGGCTGGGCTAGAAGTGAGCTCTGGAAACATGTGCTTGTTTGACTAGTTAAATGATTTTCTTCTTGAACTCTAACTAGCCTGCAACATTCAAGAATCTTAGGACACCTTCAGAAGACTAGCATAGTTATTATGTCACGAGCTTTTAGCACATCAAGAGTCTACTTTATCAGATTTATTCCTCCAATGAATTAGCCTGCCATCCTCACCccacttagctgggagtaagctccatttgaTTCAgtaaaacttacttctgagtagacgtggttAGGATCGCACTGTTATATTTCTTACCTGCTGAAAGCTCCCACCACAAATAAGGCTGCAATGACTTGCTTGGGTGTAAGAGCCATTGAACTCTGTGGGCTTACAACCAAGTATATTTGTACAAGTTAGTTGAGATAGTTATTAATCTTTATGGCAACATGAGACTTCattccctccgccccccccacTAGTCTTACAACAGCTCACATGGCCTACCATTCTTCCATTCATCTCATCAAACTGTTGGGACTCTCCTGACAATTAAAAGCAGGGCTATCTGCAACAACTTCAAAGAGAATTTGTATTTTACATGTCtttaaattagtttttatttttatttttattattttattttatttttcattttcttgttttatcatttgggtgttcaccatcctgggctcctttgggtggaagggcaggatagacatttaataaataaatagaccctGGTTTTACCTACCTGTTCTTCTAGTGGTCTCTCTACACTTAATTCTCTGTTGTGTAAAGCTTTATCTAGAAAAgagacacacatatacatataattGTGGtatgcagtctctctctctctctctctctctctctctctctctcacacacacacacacacacacacacacacacactaacaatAAACAAGTTATAGTATTAAACAATCTACCCTTAATACCATGCATGTATTTAAACATCAGTTCCTGGGATATAAATATTGAAGATGCTGAAGCTAAatctgtaatcctatgcatacttttcaggaggtaagccccactgaacttctgaggaaatatgcataggattacatTGTACGTCACAGAAAGGAAGGAGGGTACAGTTTGCCTGGTTCCTGCCTTTGTTTAGGAAATTAGCCTTGAATATCTCCTTCACGCTGGACTGTTCCTACATTTTCTCAAGCagaaaaccaacacacacacacgcataaaaaagaaaaacctcacaTAAGCGCTGGACTAAAATAGCAGTAATCTAATCGGATTGGAATAATCAAGAGCTTAAAAGATTTTATGACATTCAGAGCAATCCCCACAAAGAGAGACGTGGAAAACTGCTGCACTACAGATCAGGCTGTCTCAGAATACACTCCAGAATGAAGAAAATCTAGCATAAAAAAGAGAATAAACATTCATTTCCTTCCAATTATccggggtgggtgtgggtgggtggaagagaaATATGCCATTTTGCTTTTTACCTTGGCACACTTATCCACCTTGTTCAGCTATGACCCTTGGCAGTGATTTCAAAACAGAATGGCATGTAATATGTCGATAGTCACTAGAGGAAACTGGATCAACttggttaaataaaataaaataaagtgtccCAATTCTCACAGCTATGCAGGAATGAATGATCAGAAGAGATGACCCACCTACCCAACACTGGGAAGTTTCAAAATAGGGGCTGTGCCTTTCAAAATAGGTGctataccttttaccttttaaagtaCCTACCTCCTCTAGTGCCCTCGGGCTTGGGGAATCCATGTACCTGGCCTACAATCAGTGCCAGCACCGGTATCAATAAGGACAGCTTGAGAAGCATCCTCCCGTGTGTTAGGTCTTCTTTGCTGCTCTGACCGTGGCTTTGGAGAAAGGTTTGCGGCAAAACCAGAGAGGAGAGGATCCCCTGGCTGCTTCAGCAAGATAAAAAATtgcttccctcccttctttccagCAGGCTTTGTGTGTCAATGCCTCCCTTGGCGGACCTAGACTGAACCCAACTGGCAGCGGCACCTCGCCCGCCGCAATGGGAGCTGTCCAGCACTCTTGGTGCTGAAATCACAGGAGCCGCAGCTGCAGCTCACCGCTCCGGGATAAGGCTCGAGCCCTTATtgctcagcctcctcctccttttcttcccttgCCCTGATCGATAGGCGAGCGAGGTCCTTTCCCCGCTGAAAGCTCCGGacaggggtgggaggagaaagaaggggaggaGATCGGGGAGGagaatgggagggaggggggctgcgGATGTGGGAGCATGCGTGCACCACCTGGACCTACACGCAGCTCTCTAGCCCAGCCCAGCCTGTTGGATAAAGCTGCTCTATCCGAGCCAGCAGCAAGCCTTGAAATCCACAGGCAGGGGATTCCTGCCTCCGGAATTGCATGCATACAAAATCTCCACCCACAGAACGCCCCTGTGCCCATTCTAAGCAGAGGAAAAGGTCAAGAGCGTTGACGGTGATCTATATCTCTATTCTGCAAGCAGCATCTGTTTAAATGATGTGCAAGGCATATGATTCACATTTATGACGTGCAGCAACTTGGCTTCTCAATCACCAAGGCTGGAGAGTGAGAACAGCATTGTTTCATCTGTTAggcgattattattatttttttaaggggaaggcTGTTAAGGCAGAATCAGGGAACCTCAGCCAATCTGGTGAGCTTTCTGGAGAAAGACTCCATCTGCAGACAGTATAGAAAAGCAAGTTGTTGCGATGGATGGGTTTTCCCTTGGCAAAATTCAGAcccgttgcagcagcagcaagcgagCATAATAGCTAAATCACCACCCCCACATTCCACTCACACCCTTCTGCACAGAGCAGTTTCATCTTTCCTGAGCTGCAGAGCATGATAAATCAGTTTAGCCACAGTTCACCTTTTATCTTCTATCTTGTGAAGAGCAGAAATGTGCGCgcatacacagacatacacacaTGTTTGAGAGGTGAAAAAAGATCTTTTTAGGCTTCTTTATGAGTT carries:
- the SCG3 gene encoding secretogranin-3 isoform X1 → MLLKLSLLIPVLALIVGQVHGFPKPEGTRGDKALHNRELSVERPLEEQIAEAETDKMKKPASTDNKPEFRNYSFADDLNLLKLAAEKERKEKERESIRSSLYDQQLALEDTDSTKSRRLVDDYDSTKSSPDYKYQDDPDGLHQLDGTPLTAEDIVQKIAMRIYEENDRGVFDKIVSKLLNLGLITESQAYTLEDEVAEVLQQLIANEANDREKASEDLGDIPNRAESNPNEKQEENMATKNTDQDDTLDNTWTSSNILERRNELPPEDNFEDLQYFPNFYELLKSLNTEKEAKEKETLITIMKTLIDFVKMMVKYGTITPEEGVSYLENLDAMIALQTRKKLEKPSTKNKLPSDKSTEEADSTKAAAAKMEKEYETLKDSTKAEEQNTGNDEEPKGKAEAYLEAIRKNIEWLKKHNKQGKKEDYDLSKLRDFIDQQADAYVDKGILDKEEADVIKRIYGSL
- the SCG3 gene encoding secretogranin-3 isoform X2, which produces MLLKLSLLIPVLALIVGQVHGFPKPEGTRGDKALHNRELSVERPLEEQIAEAETDKMKKPASTDNKPEFRNYSFADDLNLLKLAAEKERKEKERESIRSSLYDQQLALEDTDSTKSRRLVDDYDSTKSSPDYKYQDDPDGLHQLDGTPLTAEDIVQKIAMRIYEENDRGVFDKIVSKLLNLGLITESQAYTLEDEVAEVLQQLIANEANDREKASEDLGDIPNRAESNPNEKQEENMATKNTDQDDTLDNTWTSSNILERRNELPPEDNFEDLQYFPNFYELLKSLNTEKEAKEKETLITIMKTLIDFVKMMVKYGTITPEEGVSYLENLDAMIALQTRKKLEKPSTKNKLPSDKSTEEADSTKAAAAKMEKEYETLKDSTKAEEQNTGNDEEPKDYDLSKLRDFIDQQADAYVDKGILDKEEADVIKRIYGSL